The genomic interval GACATGATGTCTTTGTAGATGCTTGTCATGATGTCATGGTAGATGCTTGTCATGATGTCATGGCAGGTGCTTGTCATTGTTGATGCTTGTCATGATGTCCTCGTAGATGCTTGTCATGATGTCATGGTAGATGCTTGACATGATGTCATGATAGATGCTTGTCATGATGTCATGGTAGATGCTTGTCATGATGTCATGGTAGATGCTTGTCATGATGTCATGTTAGATGTTTGTCATGATGTCTTTGTAGATGCTTGTCATGATGTCATGATAGATGCTTGACATGATGTCATTGTAGATGCTTGTCATGATGTCATTGTAGATGCTTGTCATAATGTCATGGTAGATGCTTGTCATATTGTCATGGTAGATGTTTGTCATGATATCATGATAGATGTTTGTCACGATGTCATGATAGATGCTTGTCATGATGTCATGGTAGATGTTTGTCATGATGTCATGGTAGATGTTTGTCATAATGTCATGATAGATGTTTGTCATAATGTCATGATAGATGTTTGTCATGATGTCATGGTAGATGTTTCTCATAAGGTCATGGAAGGTGCTTGCCATGATGTCATGATAGAGTATTGTCATGATGTAATGGTAGATGTATCTCATAAGGTCATGTCAGATGCTTGTCATCATGTCATGATAGATGCTTGTCATGATGTCATGGTATATGAATTTCATGATGTCATGGTTGATGCATGTCACTATTTCATGATTTCATGGTATGCGTATATCATGATGTCATGGAAGCATGTTAATATGTGGTGCGTTTTATAATGTCAAGGAAGTTAATTGTCAtgatttcattgttatttcGTGTGATGATGTCATGGTGTATAAATGTCATAATGGTATTGTGTAAGCATGTCATCATGGCATTATTGGTGCaagaaattatttcttttgaaagcaTGTCATAATATCATGGTGATAGCATTTTATAATTCCATGATGTCATTATGTGTTCATGGCATGATGTCATGATGGGTGAATTTCATGAATTTATATACATTCAtgattttatgatattattaagTGCATGTCATGTTCTGTGAATGTCGTGATGCCATCGAGGTTACATATAATTATGTGGATGCATTTTATGATGTTAAGGTAGTAATGATAATTCCATGATGTCATGATGCATGCATGGGTgaatttaataaattcaatgtgGAGGCAGAACATAATGTCATGATAGAATTGTGGATGCATGCTTTGATGTCATGTTATATATATGACATACTGCCATAATTGATGACTAGCATAATGTCATGGAGAGCGCATGTCATGATGGATCCATATCATGATGAAATTGGGAATTCCATTGATGGCTGATGCATGGCATGATATTACGGTGGGTACAGTTGATGATGTCAAGATGGATGCCTGTCATGACGTTAAGGTGGTAACATGTCATATTGTTATGCTGGAGGCAGTTTATGATGTCAAGTTGAAGCATGTCATATAAATTTACCTCAAGTAACTTGTTTATATGAATTTCGTAAAGTCATGTCATGAGCCAATCCGTTATGTTACCCTTTGTCAAAACTCCTTTTCCCCGGGTAATTATGTTACCCTCGAGTTAGTCTAAAAAATGTCACTTTGAACGTCCAATACATCTAGTCGTTAAACCTTTCTTTGGCCAGCTTTCTATTCTATATTATACTACATTAACTTATGTGATGGTGGATACAGGTCATGATGTCATGGTGGTAGCATGTCATAATGTCATGTTAGATGCATATTATGATTTCATGTAACATTTCAAGATGTTTCCTTCGTTGCTTGTCGTTGTAGAGGATGACTTGGTTTCATAATGAGTGTGTGTTTTGTGAGAGAATGCCATTGTGAGTGTTTGCCATTGTAAATGTATGCCATAATTTGACATGCCAAATTCTAAATGGCAGCTGAATTTTGAAAACCTTTACTGATATTTCATAGTGAGGTATGCAATTGCAATATGTTCTGTACACCAGTATCATTAAATACGTTTATTACATTACTTACGGCGCGAGAGTGATATAACcacatgcaatatttttcatatattactAGTGTTATAACTATGCAAAATAGGTAACCgcatcagaaaaaaatgtattcatacgcgctgtcaaaaacaaacgtaaacaaacatcagaaacaatgtttcaaaataaatcctGTCGGTCTCAACAAACTCAGTTCCATGATGAAACGAATAGTGAAGAAGGCTTTGCTTAATCTAAACAAACCATCGCTGATCACAGTGCCAGAATATACCTCGTCCAGGAATTGAATcatgaatgacaacaatgttcctgcgaaccagattatgcaaatatcgggactcaagaacattgcatctttACACAACCATAGCCACATAGatccaaatcaacacaaggaaataTCCAACATCCTGCACTCCAGTGAAAATACATGCACTATGCTCAGTCTATGCACACAGTTCGCCAGCAGTGATCAAGTTTACACAGTCACTGATTCGGCAAAGCCTCGTTTTTTATCGTTTACAAATGAACTcgttttataaatttgatacaaaataaacactcatttgagatcctctataCATCAAATCACCATATCATATCTTTTATAGATTAAGTAGTCTGCacacattttcaacaataaGTCAGAGATCACGATCAACTGATTTTGAGTGTTTTATATCAGAATGGCTTgtaattttgtattcatttagtcataagtttgataaccataatacaatataacattATCCATTTTGAACTATCTTTTTTGAGATCATTATTAAAATTGCATTCGTATGATAATACAACCATCTGCCTCGACTGGCCTGGACGTAATACTAGCATATTGAAGTGACGCACACGCACAAAACATCCGATTACCATAACACAAAACATTCCCTATTAATAAGTGATTTTTGTGAACTGGAAAAGCAGACATATGAAAAATCACCAAATAATGATTATAAGAgtattttgagaaaaatacCATAAAAAAGTAATCGGCGTACATGGAATGATATTAACAGTATGTTGTATGGAAGAATTAAACTCAAAACAACACAGCGTTGTTTTTTGTACTTtgctatatattatatagtcaTACCGATCTGCTCCGGTCTGTTATCAACTgcaaaaatgttgatattcaCTTCCATTGCAAATACACAGACGATAAGCGATCATGAGGCATGTTAATTTGAATGAACcttataaaacacattattcgtgaaaatgcaatacattattaaGTTGAAGATGAATAATACAAGTTGCCAAACGAAAAGAGAGACCGTGAAAACTGTTAGTTTTCTAATATGTTCTATCTTTAGATTTGTTTGACTAATTCGATAATTCTAACGTTATTTCAATTCGAATGTTAGCccgttgtaaaaacaaacatataagaTAAATGTCTGTGTAATAAGTTGTAAtaagttgttttattcattacaCGTATTAGaacgtaaatgtattttttcgaAATTCTATTTATAATTCTGTTTTAACAAGAGAGTAGAAAGCATCTTTCGACcatgtatttatacaatttGTGGTATTGGAAAGCATTCGATTAAGGTTTCAGTACAAACACTTCAGAAAATCAGGATgtgaaataattacattttcaaaacacactGAATGCGTACCTCTTTACTGAAActtgttatatttattgttatatttataccTGTATAATTCATTTGCATAAACTTCATGCTTATAAATACATTTGAGACTGTAAACATCCATTGAATGTTCAACTATAATTTATAGTTCTGATTCGGTTTGATcgcattaataaaacatttgtttttccgGATGAGATAATAAGGCAGTTGAGTTATAATTGTGTCTGTACacgttattatttgttttgagtATTTATTACtgtaatatattaattataaattaatactttttacttacttataaattataagtattattttccaattaatgttttatagtcTGTGCAATAAGAATGATCGTAAATCAGAACGCCAATGGTGGTGAGTAGCtcatttatactcgcactcgccCTACCAGTTCGGAAAGTgttccgataagattgttagccATTTTGTGTTTTCGGGATTGGTGTGAGATTTACGAAGACACAAAGTTTTGGTTACATGTTTACTGTGTGAAGTCCGATTAACAAGTGTTATTAAAGTGTATAACATCAGTATAtactaaacaatatatgcaatacagtTGATGATTAAAGGGAAGCAATGCAATTTTACTTATTGTCTATTATAGTGTTTGAGTAgtgtaaataatacaacatacCACTCTTCATgaatttaaattgaatgaatcagttttaataaaatttctctttagaaagtaatttaaagttttgtggTATACTAAAGCACAATTTCTGTATGAACACCTAGCATTGACTCACAGTGATAACAAGTGACAAAATATTAGGTGTGCTTGGAGAGGAACTGTTTTTGGGTGTTCCCTGGTAGATAAATGTGCCGTTAATTGGTCAGGTTTTCTCCAGGTTGTAGGTCTGGATAATTGTGGCTGACAATTTAATTTTCACCCGTTATGTGTCATCACATTGGGTTCAATTAGAGCTGTTTTTCActtgaaacattatattaaatttgaaattaacaCATGTGTTAAATTTTGTCATCAATCCAAGGCGGAGTTTCCATAGTGTGTCtatttaacacaaaacaaataactgcagtaaaacactgtttttattaCTGAACTTGCCATACTTCACAAATACAACCGCTCAGGTTTCCTGATTTGTCTTCCTGACCTAGTACGAGTGacatcatcattttttatcCTCTACCCGTTGcctttattgttgttgttgttgcactTTTGGGAAAGTCCATGGTTGTGATGTCATTGAACTGAGTGTGATAATTGCTGGTCTTTGCGATGATGTACATTTGTGTGAAGGTATTTGATCAGGTAATTCTTGTTCAGGAATTTTGGAACTGGATAACTGTGTATCATGTGATTGTGATGTGTTTGCACTGAAGTATATCATCGGGAATGGCTTTTCATTAAACTTAAGCAAGTTTCTTCGATTTCGATACAAACCTCTATCGGCAGTCTCAACAATGTACGACCTACCATCAACAATTTCCTTACAATAGCGGGTACCCATTTCATTCCTTGTCTAAGGCGTATAGCTTTATCTTTCAATAGTAATTGAGGATGTTTTGTTGACCTATCATAATACGATTTTGACATGTGATGAGTGTTGCCGGGCCACCTCTGACCTCCAAATGGGCGGTAGATGGGGAACAGAAATACGTGGATTCGAGCCAATCGTTTTAATATAGAAAGTATCTATACCATCTACGTCATCGTCATCCTCtaaaacaatgcatatataataaagtttataatataacatagaaacaatgtaaatatctcacgacacacaacaacctataacacaatagataaacaaattataataacgGGATTTCATGAATAAATCTTAATAAGTATCTATATAAATGGGATAAATAAGCACGCTAAAAAAATGGCGTATTGCGGGTAGTagttgattggttaatataaaATACTGACGTATTAGTTTCGggttgatatataaataatgtactatTACTCGATATCTAACAAACTACACTACACTATATGTACAAGTTACCAATCCTGATAATTCACGGGGCGGAGTTATAAATGAGAATGAGGGTATCTTAACAAAAtacgataaaatatatttgtaacacttttattgaaatataaaagttaCACCCCATGACACATTCCCCCCCCCTGTTCAAAAATGTCGTCCCGACATATGACAAATATAGAAAAGTCATATATTAACGGagtaatcatcatcatcatcatcatcatcatcatcatcatcatcatcatcatcatcatcatcatcattatcatcatcatctgcaGTAGTTAAATCTTCTTGGTGGGCGTCGTACTCGCTGTGAACGTTGAACAACAGGTAAGTCATCGTCTGACAGCATTTCATCGTTGAAACCAGGTCGACGTTGTGGTATAACGTACCTCGGTGGTTCAAGAGATGTTTCATCGGATACATCTTTCAAAGTTGTTATGTCCCGTGAAAAACGCAACGGAAGCCATAAGTTGCGGTAAAGACGATGAATCTTCTTTGCGTGCGGTACATCCCGCCTGACATCAAACACTGGTATGTCTTCATTTGGCTTGGAGAGTATCACATAAGGTTGTTCTTTCCAACAATCAGCAATCTTTCTCTTGCCTGTCTAGGTGCCGTTTCTGACGAGCACCAAATCACCAGGCTGAAGTTTCGATGCATGTGCTTTCAGATCGTACTGATTCTTTTGTTTTGCAGCAGAAGACATCGCAGTTTCCCTAGCCTTCTTTTATGCATGTTGCAGACTTTCCTGGAGCTTTGTTGAATATTCCTTCTGATACGTAGCACTAATAACGTCAGGGTGCAGTCCAAGAAGAGCATCCAATGCAAGCCTTGGTTGGCGGCCAAACATGAGGAAATAGGGCGAAAATCCGGTACTGCCGTGTATCGTCAAGTTGTATTCATGGCAAAAGGGTGCAACATACGACTACCAGTCGGACTATTTCTTTCATCAAGTGTCCCTAACATCTGGATAAGCGTCTGATTGTATCGCTCAACCATACCATTACCCATGGCATGATATGGTGTGGTCTTCGATTTATCTATCCCTGCTATGCGACATAACTCGGCAATGAGATCGGACACAAAGTTTGGACCTTGGTCGTTATGAAATCTCTCAGGAAAGCCATATAAAGTGAACGAAAAACTTTTCCCAGAGTATACCCGCTGTGGTCCTAACTGTCTGGTTGGTTGATGAAAACGCCTTAGCATACCTTGTAAAGTGGTCGGTTACGACAAGGATATTCTCATATCCACCTTTACACTTTTCCAGACCACGAAAGTCTATACATACTGACTCCATCGGCGCTGACGAAGAAATGTTTACCAGTGACGCTGACTGAGTTGGCGTTTTCCGGCAAACGCACCGAGGACAGCAGCTGACCTTCTCTCTGATGTAGGTGTTCATTCCATGCCAATGGAACCGCTGTCTAAAAAGTGATGTGGTCCTGTTTCTTCCCTGGTGACCTGCTTAAGTCAGCATGCAGTGCCTTGAACACAATATCCCGTAATGGAGACGGAAACACAATCTGATCGTACTTCACATCTAAGTAATTGCCTTGGCGATACAAAACACCGTCCTTCAGAACAAGGTCATCCCAATCTCGTGAGTACTTAATCGCAGCTGTAGATACGCTTTCAGACTTTTGCTGAGCAAGAGGTCTAGTACCATGCTGAATATACTCGTGGACAACTGAGAGGGTAGCGTCTTTGGTGCTAAATGAGTAAGCCGCAAGTTCTTTTTCAGGTATATTGTCTTCAACATCATTCAATATGTTGCCGGGTGACCTCTGACCTCCTGATCTTCTGTAATTATTTCTACGAGTTGGATATCTTTCTCGACCTCCATACGATTTGAATTGGCGACTTGGGTCTGCATCGGAGTtgttttttgatatttcattaatCTTTTCTTCCATTCTTGTCACTCGTTCAAACATGTCTTTCATGAGCTTGCCTTGGTCATTCGTTTGTTGAACATTCACTTTAGTTTTATTCTTTATCAGTGTTTCAAGTTCTTGTTTCTCTCTTCTAGCCTGTCTTTTAAATTCTTCAAATGGTATGTTCGTGTCATAGTATATTCTGGTTGCATTTCTAATTTCAGTATTTCTCAAATGTCTCCAAAATCTTGTCTTTAATATGCTCTCTTTTCTATCTTCATATTTTTGTCCTTTTTCTACAGCTCTTCGGAAAATACTTTCTAATCGTGTACCCCAACTTGCAACATCTTCTTCTCTTCCCTGTACTGCCGTATAAAACTCCTCAATCAATTTTTCTTCCGATTTTACATATCCAAAATTACTTTCAAGTTTGTCTAGAATATCTTGTATTGTTGCCGTACATGTTAGTGTAGCTAGTACTTTCCTTGCTCGTCCGGTAATTGCATTTCTCTCTACGTGTTTAAATAGatctttatgatatatttttgacTCAATCATgttcttaatttcattttgccATTCTGTGATTTGCTCTTCACTAGACTTGGGAACAGAGGGTTTCATGATAAGTTTCTCCTCATGTTCCTTATGTTTACTCTGTCTCTCTTTTACATGCACAGATGCTAGACTCTGAATCTCATCTTCTATTGAGCTTAACCTACTCTCTTTTTCAAACAGACTTGTTTCAAGTTTATCTTTCTCTGCTTTGAGTTTCTTTACTCTTTCTTGTTTAGCTCTATCTTTCTTTTCCCGTTCTTGCCTTTTAATTACTGAAAGTCTCAACCTCTCTAACTTCTTTATATTATCATCTAATCTCCTCTcctcttgtttcattttctcTACCATTTCTCTTTAGTTTCTTTCTTCGTCACTCTCCGATTCTGATGGTTCATATTTTATCTTTGGTGCTTTTTTCTTTAGCATCTTACTCTCCTCCTTCTTagactttctgtcctcagaggTCACTGACCTATGTTCCATTTGTGTATCATATCTCTTTTGCAACCAACTCATTTCCCTTTCAAATGTATCCTTTCCTGGTTTTTCTTTCCCTTCCTGTCCATGTTTTTAATCATTGATCGAGCTTAAGTGGTCATTATCAACTTCACCATACTCTATGTAATCAACTTTTTCTTCACTAGAATCTTTATTCACTTTAAGTCCTTCTGTATGTAcatctttattttcaaattcatctGGCATAGTTTCTATATCATCATAATGTTCAATATCAGAATCCTTGTTAATAAATGACAGCTTCTTCAGCTGTGTTTGTTTAACCCAAAACAAATATCCGAACTGATAGTGTGTTAGTTCTTAGACCCTTGAATGACCTTTCCAGATTATCAAGGGTACATTAAGCGAGCCAATGTCATTTGAAGTTCTAAAAGGGGTATTAAAGGGTTAGGGTTAAAAAAGTACCAGGTAATGACCGCTGCGTGTCCGTGACTGGTTCTTATTTCAGAACAAATGTTGAGAAACCAAACTTAATCGATATGTCAGATCATCCTATTCTAAATCCACCGGAAGGCCTTGAAGAACTTTCTCTTTGTATGACACTGATCTTTGAATAGCTGTATACAAGCCATTTCAAGGgctatatatagtatatatagccAGCAACTTTCAACAACTGGCTGCATTTGGTTCTATGATACTGAGATAAATTGTGTTGTCGTTCCACATGCTAAAAATACTTGATTTTATAAGACCAGTTCAAAATGATTCCCAGTAATGAtttgtcatgttattttttttcgaaaataatacttaaatagaGAGGGCACTTAAGTGATTCTAAAGAAACAAGTTCTCAAGGAGGAAGAGGAGGAAGATAcgctttaatgatttttttccttcTCTGCGTTATATTCGGTGATGTTCTAGAATTTCAGCTCCCCTTGAAAACGTTCGGCTACAACCTATACACGTTTCATTATACCTGTCTCTTCAATGACTTACGATGGAATTATAATCAACAAAACAGCTCTCTTTGAAAGTATATTGACCGTGTTTTTAAAGCCAAGATATTATTGCCTcacatttcaaaagaaaaatgaaaataagagtTTAAGGTTTATAGTGATAACCTAATGATTAAAACTCAAATCAAGCATTCCTCTGCAACAACATGAACACCTTCCGTTTGAGAAGGTACTGGTTACATGATTGTTGACGATTGTATCGGCCTGACATTGTACATAGAGGGAATGATCAAGGCTAATAATTTGTGCGAAAAAAGGCAatcaagtttgtttgtttggttgTTAACCAAACATGGAAAATAATTTTCGGAAAACGAAATTTTTGGTATTCTTAAATGTGTGCAGGCAGCTTTAAATAATACTCAAAGAGGCATTATTTACATCCCTGACGCAATTCGTTAGATGAATGCATATTCTTCCAAttgcatttcattaaaataacatttgcgGAATGTCTCTGATACGGCAGTTCTATAAAGGTGACTACAAGTGACTTTATTGGCGATTGAATAGAATACGTTTTTAATTCAAAGTAGAAGACATTAAAAGTTATCCATTGTCATGCGTCTGAAAGCTGCACGTTCACAGATTGACAATTTCgataactttttttgtcttggaatgagccatttttgcgtaaacGTTTAAAACCAGAGAATCAAAACTGCTCGCAGcgttttatatttacattcgaaaatatttacacctcgatttccattccttaaatgaactgcctttcggcaattgcgttcatcaatcgatgaacgcaacatcttcggatatgttcggatcgcaattcattgcataacaatatacatgaaaactattgttcttgatattgtttgtattgtgtcagcaggtcccgtaaaacataaatcaacatttttaaaagtgttaatttattatattttaaatgtactgttgctataaatgtttcaattttacgttttaaagtgatttcaagtggttgatcttttcccgcgttattttgatgtcatttaaaaaaaaaaggtttccggttacagtcgggtcgttctatttacagaaagGGTAAGAACGGATAAccgaaaggttttcttaaatgaaatgaagtatttcttaacaattcttgaatgaaatagtGAACTTTTGGGGTAAATATAAGGagtgaattgcggggttgatgtcattatcggggatatgaacgcaattgggttggtcaaagtacgcgtggagtccttcggactccaaaCACATTGACCAacacaattgcgttcataccccgataatgacatcaaccccgcaattcattccttaaataaacgtTGTATGACTAAAAGCGTTTCTAACGccattaagaaaaataaatgtttcgtCAGTTTCCCAAACAATGGGAATCTGATCTGACTTAAATGAAGCCTTTGGTGCCAatatcagctgattctgaggaaaaaataaataaaaaaaataaccctcaatctgtgcagctttaaaagattGTATATCTACTCATACAAAAACAGAACAATGGTAACTACTAGTCCaatcatttttgctttttttttaaacaaaagagaAAATTAAATCAGATAAATAGAGGCTAAATCATgcatgtttatcaaaaatattacgaaataaataaacataaaaaagaagtTTATTTTCGGCTTTGAACACTTGGCTGATAGCATAAACACTAAAAAGATCTAGTATAGGAGACTCATTTTAAAAGTATGAACGTGTATGTGTACGTTATGTATATAAGTAACTTtcttaaatgaatgtttataaagtGATCTAGTGCACCCAAAACGGGTGCACCTCTAACAAATCTGGTTTTAATGCTTATAATACGACAAGGCGATATTTCAACGCTCTGAGATTTGAAACGGTAAAGAACATGTTTTTGATTCGTTGTTACATCAGCATTCAGAGTGTTGATCAataccattttaaaaatgtttggaaCATAGTTTAATATAGTAGTACACAATGCATTTTAGCTTTATATGTGTACGCTCTAACGTTGTTCGAACTGTCacactgttaaataaataatcgAAATGCAAGAAACATACCATGATTGATTTCTGGCTTACAGCAGCATTACTCTGTCCAAAGTATCTAAACAATTTTTGTAGACGTTTTAAGTGATGATTGTTACATTACCATAAGTTACAATCACGATGTCCACAACGGCACAATATACGACTGTCCCGCGTCAGTTATGCTGTCCTCTTGGTCCAGGGCCATCCCGGCCGTGTATGGGTCGTTCCGCACAGAGCGTGTTTTTAACGCAATAGTTTCACTGTTCACTcctgtaataaataaaatttgtctCTTCTGTTTTATAGGACCAACACAAACATTATACCTACGTGGATTATCTATCGTAGCAGTCAAAATGGAATGTTGTCATATGTTTCCGTACTTCCATGGCTCCAGCCATTTAAGGTATGTTCTTTTCTATACGTAAATGGTTTAAGAGTCATAAACCTGAACCCAACATGGTACCTCTACAATAAATAGATATGTCTTACTACGTTTGTGTTCTGTTTTCGTATTCAAATCggacaataaaatatttt from Mya arenaria isolate MELC-2E11 chromosome 7, ASM2691426v1 carries:
- the LOC128241378 gene encoding ring-infected erythrocyte surface antigen-like, producing MASTFHDLMRNIYHDIMTNIYHDIMTNIYHDIMTNIYHDIMTNIYHDIMTSIYHDIVTNIYHDIMTNIYHDNMTSIYHDIMTSIYNDIMTSIYNDIMSSIYHDIMTSIYKDIMTNI